Sequence from the Hamadaea flava genome:
AGGTGTACGCCGTCGAGCACGGCCCGGGGGCCGTAGAACTTCACCAGGTCGCGAGCGACCAGAAAAGGATTCGTAGACAAGAAAAGACACCACCGAAAGGGTCTGAAGAAAATGCCCGCCGGGTGTCGTCACCTCGGGCGCGGGCAAGGTCGGTGGTGTCACAGCTCCATAGTGCGTTGAGGTTAACACGATTCCGGGGCGTCGGGGAACGCCCCGGAATCGTGCGGTGGATCACCGCCGGTTCAGCCCTTGCCGCCCGACGACGGCTTGCAGCTCAGGTTGATCGGCGTGTCGGCCGGGACGGCGGTGCCCGCCTTCGGCGTCTGCGCGGTCACCACGTACCCGTCCAGCGCGGTCACCACGTTGCCGGACGGGTCCTTGCAGGTGATCGTGGAGAACCCGGCGTCGGTGAGGATCTGCTGCGCCGACGACGCCTTCTCCCCCACCACGTTCGGGACGCTGATCGTCACCGTCGACGGCGTCGGGGACGGGCTCGGCGCGGCGGTGCCGCTCGGCGCGGTACTGGCGGTGGCGGTGGCGGCCGCAGTGGTCGTCGGCGTCGCGCTCGCCCCTCCGGGGGTCGACGACTCCGACGCCGCCGCGGTCGGCGACGCGGGCGCCGCGGGCGTGGTCACCACCACGCTGGGCGACGGCGTGGCCGACGTCGACCCGGTGTCCTCGTCGCGGTTGCCCCAGTAGACCAGTCCCGCCACGCAGCACAGCAGGAGAAGCAGCAGCAAGAGCAGCCACAGCCACCACGGGCGGCGCTTCTTCTCCGGCGTACCCGAGGGCGGCGGGGCCGTCGGCGGGGTGCCGCCCGGTCCGGACGCGGCCGGCGTACTCGGTGCCGGTGCGGTCGGCGTCGCGGTCGGCGCAGGAGTCGGCGTCTCCGTGGCGGGCGGCTCGCTCACCGCCGCGGCGGCGACAGGTGCGGCGACGGGCGCCGGGTCTGCCGGTGCGGGCTGTTCAGCCGCGGCAGGTTCGGCCGGCGCGGCTGCGGGTTCGGCCGGCGGTTCGGCGGCGAACACCTGCTCGGTCGGAGCGTCCGCTGCCTCGGCAGCATCGGCCGGCTGCGGCGTCTCGACCGGTTCAGGCGTACCGGCCGGTTCGGGAGCGCCGGCCGGCGGGGCGTCGGACGCGGCAGCAGCAGCGACCGCGGCCGCTTCCGCAGCCGCAGCGGCAGCTAACCGGCGACGCCAGTTGATGTACCGGCCGCGATCGTCGCGCGGCGGGTTTGCTCGAGAGTCGAGCGGGAGGTCGGCGGCCTCGTTGTCAGACACTGACGCCTCTCAAGTCCGGGGGAACTTAGGAATTTCCA
This genomic interval carries:
- a CDS encoding PASTA domain-containing protein, producing MSDNEAADLPLDSRANPPRDDRGRYINWRRRLAAAAAAEAAAVAAAAASDAPPAGAPEPAGTPEPVETPQPADAAEAADAPTEQVFAAEPPAEPAAAPAEPAAAEQPAPADPAPVAAPVAAAAVSEPPATETPTPAPTATPTAPAPSTPAASGPGGTPPTAPPPSGTPEKKRRPWWLWLLLLLLLLLCCVAGLVYWGNRDEDTGSTSATPSPSVVVTTPAAPASPTAAASESSTPGGASATPTTTAAATATASTAPSGTAAPSPSPTPSTVTISVPNVVGEKASSAQQILTDAGFSTITCKDPSGNVVTALDGYVVTAQTPKAGTAVPADTPINLSCKPSSGGKG